One region of Permianibacter fluminis genomic DNA includes:
- a CDS encoding AraC family transcriptional regulator, producing the protein MNHDALSDVLRSVRLRGAVFYYVSFRDEWVAETPAAPELAKALMPGTEHVLAFHLVVRGAGWAAADGLPPVRLAAGDIVMFPRGDTHVLSSAPGMHAERDTSDWHFTTRNDPKPIALAYHRGVLRPGELSPAEDASTVVVCGFIGCDLRPFNPLIASLPRLLHLPAPEVSSWLNPMLNQAVNESRLRKPGSAAVLDRVSEMVFVDAVRRYLESLPETDQAGSEAGWLAALRDPHVSRAIGLLHERSAEPWTLDELGKQVGLSRSALHERFVNLVGQPPIQYLTNWRMQCGALLLRESNATVASIALDVGYDSEAAFSRAFKRLVGQPPAAWRRQQKDR; encoded by the coding sequence ATGAACCATGACGCCTTGTCGGATGTCCTGCGCAGCGTGCGCCTGCGCGGCGCGGTGTTTTATTACGTCAGCTTTCGCGATGAATGGGTCGCCGAAACGCCGGCGGCGCCGGAGCTGGCGAAAGCGCTGATGCCGGGTACCGAACACGTGCTGGCGTTTCATCTGGTTGTCCGTGGTGCCGGCTGGGCCGCCGCCGACGGCTTGCCACCGGTGCGGCTCGCAGCCGGCGACATCGTGATGTTTCCGCGCGGCGATACCCATGTGCTGTCGAGCGCGCCGGGCATGCATGCCGAGCGCGACACCAGTGACTGGCATTTCACCACCCGCAACGATCCCAAACCGATTGCACTCGCCTATCACCGTGGCGTACTGCGCCCCGGCGAACTCAGCCCGGCCGAAGACGCCAGCACCGTGGTGGTTTGCGGATTTATCGGCTGCGATCTGCGACCGTTCAATCCGCTGATTGCCTCACTGCCACGGCTGCTGCATCTGCCAGCGCCCGAGGTCAGCAGCTGGTTGAATCCCATGCTCAATCAGGCGGTCAATGAATCGCGATTGCGCAAGCCCGGCAGCGCGGCGGTGCTCGACCGGGTCAGCGAAATGGTATTTGTCGATGCCGTGCGCCGCTATCTGGAATCACTGCCGGAAACCGATCAGGCCGGCAGCGAAGCTGGCTGGCTGGCGGCGCTGCGCGATCCGCATGTCAGTCGCGCCATTGGTCTGCTGCATGAGCGCAGCGCCGAACCCTGGACGCTCGACGAACTCGGCAAACAAGTGGGCTTGTCGCGCTCGGCCTTGCATGAACGCTTCGTCAATCTGGTTGGCCAACCGCCGATTCAATACCTGACCAACTGGCGTATGCAATGCGGCGCTCTGTTACTGCGTGAAAGCAACGCCACCGTCGCCAGCATCGCGCTCGATGTCGGTTACGATTCCGAGGCGGCGTTCTCGCGCGCATTCAAGCGTCTGGTTGGCCAGCCGCCGGCGGCATGGCGACGGCAGCAGAAAGATCGCTAG
- a CDS encoding helix-turn-helix transcriptional regulator — protein sequence MMNGTITNQIRTLRFHHGEMSQAELGQRIGVTRQTIAAIEAGKYSPTLEAAFRIAQVFNVPLEQVFQWLPQTAD from the coding sequence ATGATGAACGGCACCATCACCAACCAGATCCGCACGCTGCGTTTCCATCACGGTGAAATGTCGCAGGCCGAACTCGGTCAGCGCATCGGCGTGACCCGGCAGACCATCGCTGCCATTGAAGCCGGCAAATATTCGCCGACCCTGGAAGCCGCGTTCCGCATCGCGCAGGTGTTCAACGTGCCGCTGGAGCAGGTTTTTCAGTGGCTACCGCAAACGGCGGATTGA
- a CDS encoding MgtC/SapB family protein: MSSHPLNVFANHWTALALQINLVVFFSLAGALLLGLIVGYERSYHGRAAGMRTYGMVCMASAALTVLAGYPEQWFGAHATTMVAAADPTRIIQGIVTGIGFLGAGVIMKEGMNISGLTTAASIWASSAIGVLVGVGFYAAAILLALLSASLMMWGSKIEARLPTRPAVTIIMRFRPGFIATEDTLRRVATERGYIIANGSFSITYENTQVQWQFVAVAVEGRKSASLMELSNELLRFEGIDKFQISHARN; encoded by the coding sequence GTGTCGTCTCATCCGCTCAATGTCTTTGCCAATCACTGGACCGCATTGGCACTGCAGATCAATCTGGTGGTCTTCTTCAGTCTGGCCGGGGCGTTGTTGCTGGGTTTGATTGTCGGCTACGAGCGCAGCTACCACGGCCGCGCGGCGGGCATGCGCACGTACGGCATGGTTTGCATGGCATCGGCAGCACTGACCGTACTGGCGGGCTATCCGGAACAGTGGTTTGGCGCGCACGCAACCACCATGGTGGCCGCTGCAGATCCGACCCGGATCATTCAGGGCATTGTCACCGGCATCGGTTTTCTCGGCGCCGGTGTGATCATGAAAGAAGGCATGAACATCAGCGGCCTGACCACGGCGGCGTCCATCTGGGCGTCGTCTGCGATCGGTGTGCTGGTCGGTGTCGGGTTCTATGCCGCGGCCATTCTGCTGGCGTTGTTGTCGGCATCGCTGATGATGTGGGGTTCGAAAATTGAAGCGCGTTTGCCGACCCGGCCGGCGGTTACCATCATCATGCGATTCCGACCCGGCTTCATCGCCACCGAAGATACGCTGCGCCGGGTTGCGACCGAACGCGGCTACATCATCGCCAATGGTTCGTTCTCGATCACTTATGAAAACACCCAGGTGCAGTGGCAGTTCGTCGCTGTTGCCGTGGAGGGGCGCAAGAGCGCGAGCCTGATGGAGCTGTCAAACGAGTTGCTGCGCTTCGAAGGCATCGACAAGTTCCAGATCTCGCACGCGCGCAACTGA
- a CDS encoding substrate-binding periplasmic protein, whose protein sequence is MRITQYILVERLKQAYRCDSLPWIRAQLLVKSGERDAMVTIPTNERRQYADVSALPVVTLNMRMFVANDSPRYGELSNAKTLDDLKAGTFIAQAGSGWAKKQIEPRHLAIEWAGNIENVFRMLKTRRGDFTIQGDIYAMPILKALAFEDQISITPVIFDRADYHLLISKQSAQRELMQRFDAELKTMTADGRLTIVTQQAMQAISDEMSSKYKK, encoded by the coding sequence ATGCGGATCACGCAATACATTCTGGTGGAACGGCTGAAGCAGGCCTATCGCTGCGACAGCCTGCCGTGGATCCGGGCGCAACTGCTGGTCAAGTCCGGCGAACGTGACGCCATGGTGACCATCCCGACGAATGAGCGCCGGCAATACGCTGACGTTTCCGCGCTGCCGGTGGTCACGCTGAACATGCGCATGTTTGTTGCCAACGACTCACCGCGTTACGGCGAACTATCGAACGCCAAGACGCTTGACGATCTGAAGGCTGGCACATTCATCGCACAAGCCGGCTCCGGCTGGGCCAAGAAGCAGATTGAGCCACGCCACCTCGCCATCGAATGGGCCGGCAATATCGAAAATGTGTTTCGCATGCTGAAAACCCGGCGCGGTGATTTCACGATTCAGGGTGACATCTACGCCATGCCCATCCTGAAAGCCTTGGCGTTCGAGGACCAGATCAGCATCACGCCGGTGATCTTTGATCGAGCGGACTATCACTTGCTGATTTCCAAGCAATCGGCCCAGCGCGAACTGATGCAACGGTTCGACGCCGAGCTAAAAACCATGACCGCCGACGGCAGGCTCACCATCGTTACCCAGCAAGCCATGCAGGCGATCAGTGACGAGATGAGCAGCAAATATAAGAAGTAA
- a CDS encoding SOS response-associated peptidase: MCGSMQKAAAKVLRKWMVDHGIPAEIIEILLGPELPDDDGRPGPRKNLIRNAMMVAYQMTGGLPTAELVRWGMLPKWKQEAGDTMPVINARSETVFTARTFKTAVRERRCVVPCGGFFEPRVEGSQAEFERYLFTPTQTDLFAIAAIWSPSTQDDNKEAVILTTEPNAVVGAIHDRMPVILDEQGINTWCDPESSEADLQAQLQPCPEQWLKAEPVVKEKGKRRKGKE, from the coding sequence ATGTGCGGTTCCATGCAAAAGGCGGCGGCCAAGGTGCTGCGCAAGTGGATGGTCGATCACGGCATTCCGGCCGAGATCATCGAGATACTGCTCGGGCCGGAGTTGCCGGATGACGATGGCCGGCCCGGCCCGCGCAAGAACCTGATCCGCAATGCCATGATGGTGGCCTACCAAATGACCGGCGGTTTGCCGACCGCCGAGCTGGTGCGCTGGGGCATGTTGCCGAAATGGAAGCAGGAAGCCGGCGACACCATGCCGGTGATCAACGCCCGCTCGGAGACAGTATTCACTGCCCGCACGTTCAAGACTGCCGTGCGCGAGCGCCGCTGCGTGGTGCCGTGCGGTGGCTTTTTTGAGCCGCGAGTCGAAGGCTCGCAGGCCGAGTTCGAACGCTACTTGTTCACACCCACGCAAACAGATCTGTTTGCCATTGCGGCCATCTGGTCGCCCTCGACTCAGGATGACAACAAGGAAGCGGTGATCCTCACCACCGAACCCAATGCCGTGGTCGGAGCGATTCATGATCGCATGCCGGTGATTCTGGATGAGCAGGGGATAAATACGTGGTGTGACCCGGAAAGCAGTGAAGCGGATTTGCAGGCGCAGTTGCAGCCGTGCCCGGAGCAGTGGTTAAAGGCGGAGCCGGTGGTGAAGGAGAAAGGGAAGCGGAGGAAGGGGAAAGAGTGA
- a CDS encoding helix-turn-helix domain-containing protein produces the protein MDIRLLQGAVVLTALGLLLLQVTVRQKQTVHLVFAVFCGSMAMMMAKRLGADTLGPYQYLLGLGACATCNGYWLVARALFREQHAVAGRHLLIAGSVALLLMSDQGITLLSSLHQAPESTWLPVQSALNALMGLLSSCLLVLAFWEGARGWTSANRTDRLQRMIFLLCYGVSVLSTTVVKAIAPAITDPQAHSTLNEIAIALASLLMLLVTQVLIRWRHPARAASPHSINVCPPESTVSFSEPITNDSVQPVSEPAVNDAEQSLAEHIHRALREQQRYLETELKVADLARQFEVSEYRISRAIHNHLGARNFNQLINSLRVEHAKTLLADPAKQHWPVLVVGLESGFASVGPFTRAFKAMAGCTPGEYRKAMQAKPLMTSTVNA, from the coding sequence ATGGACATTCGGCTATTGCAGGGAGCGGTCGTGCTGACGGCGCTGGGCCTGCTGTTGCTGCAGGTCACGGTGCGGCAGAAACAGACCGTGCATCTGGTGTTCGCGGTGTTCTGCGGCTCCATGGCAATGATGATGGCCAAGCGGCTCGGCGCGGACACGCTCGGCCCCTATCAATACCTGCTCGGCCTCGGCGCCTGCGCCACCTGCAACGGCTATTGGCTGGTGGCCCGTGCGCTGTTTCGCGAGCAGCATGCCGTGGCGGGTCGGCATCTGTTGATCGCCGGCAGCGTGGCGCTGCTATTGATGAGCGACCAAGGGATCACCCTGCTCAGCAGCTTGCACCAAGCCCCGGAGAGCACATGGCTGCCGGTCCAATCCGCGCTCAACGCCCTGATGGGCTTGTTGTCCTCATGCTTGCTGGTGCTGGCCTTCTGGGAAGGGGCTCGTGGCTGGACTAGCGCAAATCGCACCGACCGCTTGCAGCGCATGATCTTTCTGCTCTGCTACGGCGTGTCGGTACTGAGCACTACCGTGGTCAAAGCCATCGCGCCGGCGATCACCGATCCGCAGGCGCACAGCACACTGAACGAAATCGCCATCGCTCTGGCTTCACTGCTGATGCTGCTGGTGACGCAAGTGCTGATCCGTTGGCGCCATCCGGCCCGCGCAGCTTCACCGCATTCCATCAACGTCTGCCCACCTGAATCGACAGTCAGCTTCAGTGAACCGATCACCAATGATTCCGTGCAACCGGTTTCAGAACCCGCAGTCAATGACGCCGAGCAATCACTCGCCGAACACATTCACCGCGCCCTGCGCGAGCAACAACGCTATCTGGAAACGGAACTGAAAGTGGCCGACCTGGCCCGGCAATTCGAGGTCTCGGAATACCGCATCAGCCGCGCCATTCATAATCATCTGGGCGCACGCAACTTCAATCAATTGATCAACAGTCTTCGCGTCGAACACGCCAAAACCCTGCTCGCCGATCCGGCGAAACAACACTGGCCGGTATTGGTCGTCGGGTTGGAAAGCGGCTTCGCCTCCGTCGGGCCCTTCACCCGCGCCTTCAAAGCCATGGCCGGTTGCACGCCCGGCGAATACCGCAAAGCCATGCAAGCCAAACCGCTGATGACTTCAACAGTGAACGCCTGA
- a CDS encoding glycoside hydrolase family 26 protein: protein MKLLPNAVCDWRLLASIGLLLTAAVPTLAATPPPIEPPIDNAATAETRQLHSKLIALADADGFAFGNQGDYHSGVGWDDLPDDIIRPSDIYQVLNVHAGVSGYNANWLFDKDNKANYAAFDEIGKEMQIASHRGALITLHWPMDNPVAPADDRNCTDCSHLIDSVLEHKVYDPDNRGEQGENYLLWTQWMDVLAEFIKTRAVDGGKAIPILFRPWHEMNQGEDGVGRWYQVANNSREEYLALWQQTVSYLRDKKGIHNLLYVYAPSLNAIACEGCKPSEKYLENYPGNDWVDVMAGDCYAEGIADSQARFAHLTQGIQIIADTARTNGKIPALSETGYKDGLQHDVGNNFWYSQWLLGVSGAVPAKLKRMAYVMSWSNSGDAAEPKFFVPYPKPTKEHDEIADFRAFHASHMPLFAGDLRAMFDGAK, encoded by the coding sequence ATGAAATTATTGCCCAACGCTGTATGCGACTGGCGCTTGCTCGCCAGCATCGGTCTGTTGCTCACTGCCGCCGTACCTACCTTGGCGGCTACGCCACCGCCGATTGAACCACCGATCGACAACGCGGCAACCGCGGAAACCCGCCAGCTTCACAGCAAGCTCATTGCGCTAGCCGATGCCGATGGCTTTGCATTTGGCAATCAGGGCGACTACCACAGCGGTGTCGGCTGGGATGATCTGCCAGATGACATTATCCGGCCATCCGACATTTATCAGGTCTTGAATGTTCACGCCGGCGTCAGCGGCTACAACGCCAATTGGCTGTTCGACAAGGACAACAAGGCGAACTATGCCGCCTTTGATGAAATCGGCAAGGAAATGCAAATCGCCAGTCATCGCGGTGCGCTGATCACGCTGCACTGGCCGATGGACAATCCGGTCGCCCCAGCAGATGACCGAAATTGCACAGACTGCTCGCATCTCATCGATAGCGTACTTGAACACAAGGTGTACGATCCGGACAACCGTGGCGAACAAGGCGAAAATTATCTGCTGTGGACGCAGTGGATGGATGTGCTCGCCGAATTCATCAAGACCAGAGCGGTCGATGGCGGCAAGGCCATTCCGATTCTGTTTCGACCGTGGCATGAAATGAACCAGGGTGAAGATGGCGTCGGCCGCTGGTATCAGGTTGCCAACAACTCACGCGAGGAGTATCTGGCGCTGTGGCAGCAAACGGTAAGCTACTTGCGTGACAAAAAAGGCATCCACAACCTGCTGTATGTTTACGCCCCCAGTCTGAACGCCATCGCCTGCGAGGGCTGCAAGCCGAGTGAAAAATATCTGGAGAACTATCCCGGTAATGATTGGGTAGATGTCATGGCTGGCGATTGCTATGCCGAGGGCATTGCCGACAGTCAGGCCCGCTTTGCCCACCTGACCCAAGGCATCCAGATTATTGCCGACACCGCCCGCACGAACGGCAAAATCCCGGCCTTGTCCGAAACCGGCTACAAGGACGGATTGCAACACGACGTCGGCAACAACTTCTGGTATTCCCAGTGGCTGCTTGGCGTCAGCGGCGCTGTGCCCGCCAAGCTCAAACGAATGGCCTACGTGATGAGCTGGAGCAATTCCGGCGATGCAGCCGAGCCCAAGTTTTTTGTGCCGTATCCCAAGCCGACCAAAGAGCATGACGAGATCGCCGACTTTCGCGCGTTTCACGCCAGCCATATGCCGTTGTTCGCCGGCGACTTGCGCGCCATGTTTGACGGAGCGAAGTAA
- a CDS encoding glycerophosphodiester phosphodiesterase family protein translates to MKHPLLTAAVLLITAIGVTLTAQAEQPSSQQQSHQRIELGPRPYFLLSQMNEGPLKSRLERCQNSEPRRTMFSIGHRGAALQFPEHTEESYRAAAKMGAGILECDVTFTKDKELVCRHSQCDLHTTTNILETPLAAKCSKPFTPAQYDAAGNLLAPASAQCCTSDLTVEEFKSLRGKMDAANPMARTVAEYMGGTANFRTDLYAGPSSGTLLTHKESIALFKSLGSKMTPELKAASVTMPFDGFTQQQYAQKMIDEYKAAGVNPRRVFAQSFNIADVLYWIDHEQSFGRQAVYLDDIDPTDTDPNNDLPASFDELRQLHSRGVNIVAPPMWALLSTDNVDRIVPSRYARDIKHAGLDIITWTLERSGILADGDGGWYYQSINNALKNEGSTFEALHVLARDVGVRGVFSDWPATTSYYASCMGLE, encoded by the coding sequence ATGAAACATCCGTTGTTAACGGCTGCCGTGTTGTTGATCACAGCCATCGGCGTCACCCTGACTGCACAAGCGGAGCAACCCAGCTCGCAGCAGCAATCCCATCAACGCATTGAGCTTGGACCGCGGCCCTATTTTTTGCTGTCCCAAATGAATGAGGGGCCGTTAAAGAGCCGGCTTGAGCGCTGCCAAAATAGTGAACCACGCAGAACAATGTTCTCGATTGGTCATCGTGGCGCCGCGCTGCAATTCCCTGAGCACACGGAAGAGTCGTATCGGGCCGCCGCCAAGATGGGCGCTGGCATTCTGGAATGTGACGTCACCTTTACCAAGGACAAGGAATTGGTTTGCCGCCATTCGCAATGCGATCTACACACCACCACCAACATTCTCGAAACCCCGCTGGCGGCAAAATGCAGCAAACCGTTCACGCCCGCCCAGTATGACGCAGCTGGGAATTTGCTCGCACCTGCCAGCGCACAGTGCTGCACCAGTGATCTCACCGTCGAGGAATTCAAAAGCCTGCGTGGCAAAATGGACGCCGCCAACCCGATGGCACGTACCGTCGCCGAGTACATGGGCGGCACGGCAAATTTCCGCACCGACCTTTACGCCGGCCCAAGCAGTGGCACCTTGCTGACCCACAAAGAGAGCATCGCGTTGTTCAAGTCCCTGGGCAGCAAAATGACGCCGGAATTGAAAGCGGCCAGCGTCACCATGCCGTTTGACGGCTTTACCCAGCAGCAGTACGCCCAGAAAATGATTGATGAGTACAAAGCCGCCGGCGTCAATCCGCGCCGGGTGTTTGCCCAATCCTTCAATATCGCTGACGTGCTGTATTGGATTGACCATGAACAAAGCTTCGGTCGCCAAGCGGTCTATCTGGACGATATCGACCCGACCGATACCGACCCCAACAATGATCTACCGGCCTCGTTTGATGAGCTGCGCCAACTCCACAGTCGTGGAGTCAATATTGTTGCGCCACCGATGTGGGCACTGCTGAGCACAGATAACGTTGATCGCATTGTCCCGAGCCGGTATGCGCGCGACATAAAGCACGCCGGTCTGGACATCATCACCTGGACGCTGGAACGCTCCGGCATTCTCGCGGATGGTGATGGTGGCTGGTATTACCAATCCATCAACAACGCCCTGAAGAATGAAGGTTCAACCTTTGAGGCACTGCATGTGTTGGCGCGAGATGTCGGCGTCCGTGGGGTGTTCTCCGACTGGCCCGCGACCACAAGCTATTACGCCAGCTGCATGGGCTTGGAATAA
- a CDS encoding DUF2306 domain-containing protein: MQTSLTGSAGVTGVGSGYHSADRALQLSVTGWVLVALAGQWLFAFYIAVLYAVPALTGNYEGANQARPITGYVAGDTVGNLMLFAHVLPAAMLSVGGVLQLLPALRRRWPQLHRWNGRVFLVMGLLGALTGLYLTWVRGSRLSDLGAIGITINGLLIPVAVLLAWRAARARQFDRHRRWAVHAFLLINGVWTFRLYLMGWYLVNHGQNGNTNNLDGPVDLFISVACYALPMAVAELWFWAQRQHHVARKWWVAAMLSLAALITLLGVVAAILMMWLPRIGNVLAG, encoded by the coding sequence ATGCAGACGTCACTGACCGGCAGCGCCGGTGTTACTGGGGTGGGGAGTGGCTATCACTCGGCGGACCGCGCCTTGCAGCTCAGCGTGACCGGTTGGGTGCTGGTCGCGTTGGCCGGGCAATGGCTGTTCGCGTTTTACATTGCCGTGCTGTACGCGGTGCCGGCGCTGACCGGCAACTATGAGGGCGCCAATCAGGCGCGACCGATCACCGGTTATGTTGCCGGCGATACGGTCGGCAACCTGATGTTGTTTGCCCATGTGCTACCGGCGGCCATGCTTAGTGTGGGCGGCGTGCTGCAATTGCTGCCGGCGCTGCGACGGCGCTGGCCACAGCTGCATCGCTGGAATGGCCGGGTGTTTCTGGTGATGGGCTTGCTCGGCGCGCTGACCGGTTTGTATCTGACCTGGGTACGCGGCTCCCGTTTGAGTGATCTGGGTGCCATCGGCATCACGATTAACGGACTGTTGATTCCTGTGGCCGTGCTGCTGGCGTGGCGGGCTGCTCGCGCCCGGCAGTTTGATCGGCACCGGCGCTGGGCGGTGCATGCGTTTTTGCTGATCAACGGGGTCTGGACCTTCCGCTTGTATTTGATGGGCTGGTATCTGGTCAACCACGGCCAAAACGGCAACACCAATAATCTCGATGGCCCGGTCGATCTTTTCATTTCCGTTGCTTGTTATGCGCTGCCGATGGCCGTTGCCGAACTGTGGTTCTGGGCCCAACGCCAACACCATGTGGCGCGAAAATGGTGGGTTGCTGCAATGCTGTCGCTCGCGGCGCTGATCACGCTACTCGGCGTGGTCGCGGCAATCCTGATGATGTGGTTACCGCGAATCGGGAATGTGTTGGCTGGTTGA
- a CDS encoding FdhF/YdeP family oxidoreductase: MSHKSAPAGGRGAIAGAIKAFAQQRIPVKLVGSFLHANKLDGFDCPGCAFPDKPGAPMVDSCEQGQKAIAWEMTRKQTGVDFFAGKTPAQLQQLSDHELEAHGRLTTPILYEKQTGVFRAISWADAYVVIGREMAAFTPAQAAFYASGRSSNEAAFLWQLMARSYGCANLPDSSNFCHEPSGFALKQALGTGKGTCALTDFEHAELIIVMGQNPASNHPRMMVALYEAAQRGATVLAFNPLKERGFDNFSDPKNVGELLRNDGVAVASAIHQVQLGGDLAALKGIIKALLELASTDPQVLDHEFIAQHTDGFAALCEDVANESWLVLCAASGLTEAALRDVAKRYALSNATMITWCMGITHHEHAVATIQHIVNLLLLRGNIGKPGAGALPVRGHSNVQGDRTMGATSSVSVQFLDNLEAAFPDAKLCREAGLNAAAVINGLLAGEIRALLSLGGNFGVAAPDSPRVLAALEKCRLTVHIATKLNRTHCHPGEIGLLLPTLGRTDIDTRQGAVQFVTTEDSMSVVRRSRGVQAPIDDAMQISEPAIVANIGAQLAPHARSIPWLELANDYARIREFIEQGQRGVTAGFEQFNQRITSDGRVQLPNRAAQRRFVTASGKAEFRVHPLPKENAVQLARQRHGDSVLALMTLRSHDQFNTTVYTNNDRYRGVFGDRRVLLIHADDLNRRGLFPGDQVDIEAVSNDGIVRRVSRFTTVAYDIPRGCVAAYFPEASALLAAGIHSTQTQTPAYKDVPVLLYRSR, encoded by the coding sequence ATGAGTCACAAGTCTGCCCCTGCCGGTGGTCGCGGCGCCATTGCGGGCGCCATCAAGGCGTTTGCCCAGCAACGCATTCCGGTCAAGCTGGTCGGTTCATTCCTGCACGCCAACAAGCTCGACGGCTTCGACTGTCCCGGCTGCGCCTTTCCGGACAAGCCGGGCGCGCCCATGGTTGACAGCTGCGAGCAGGGTCAGAAAGCCATCGCTTGGGAAATGACCCGCAAACAAACCGGCGTCGATTTCTTTGCCGGCAAGACACCGGCACAGCTGCAGCAACTCAGCGATCACGAACTGGAAGCGCACGGCCGGCTGACCACGCCGATTCTCTATGAGAAACAGACTGGCGTTTTTCGCGCCATCAGTTGGGCCGATGCTTACGTTGTCATCGGCCGCGAAATGGCCGCCTTCACACCCGCGCAGGCGGCGTTTTACGCGTCCGGCCGCAGCAGCAATGAAGCGGCGTTTTTGTGGCAATTGATGGCGCGCAGCTATGGCTGCGCCAATCTGCCGGACTCCTCCAACTTCTGTCATGAACCGTCCGGCTTCGCGCTCAAGCAAGCGCTCGGCACCGGCAAAGGCACCTGCGCGCTGACCGATTTCGAGCACGCCGAACTGATTATCGTGATGGGTCAGAATCCGGCCAGCAATCACCCCCGCATGATGGTGGCGCTGTATGAGGCCGCGCAGCGCGGCGCGACGGTGCTGGCGTTTAATCCGTTAAAAGAACGCGGCTTCGACAATTTTTCTGATCCCAAAAATGTTGGTGAGCTGCTCCGCAATGACGGCGTCGCGGTGGCAAGCGCCATTCATCAGGTTCAACTCGGCGGCGATCTGGCGGCGCTGAAAGGCATCATCAAGGCGCTGCTGGAATTGGCCAGCACTGATCCGCAGGTGCTGGATCACGAATTCATTGCTCAGCACACCGACGGCTTTGCCGCGCTGTGCGAGGACGTGGCAAACGAATCCTGGCTGGTGCTGTGCGCCGCATCCGGCTTGACCGAAGCGGCGCTACGTGATGTGGCCAAGCGCTATGCCCTGTCGAACGCCACCATGATCACCTGGTGCATGGGCATCACCCATCATGAACACGCGGTTGCCACCATTCAGCACATCGTCAACCTGCTGCTGCTGCGCGGCAATATCGGCAAGCCCGGCGCCGGCGCGTTGCCGGTGCGTGGTCACTCGAATGTACAGGGCGACCGGACCATGGGCGCAACCTCCAGCGTCTCGGTCCAATTCCTCGACAATCTGGAAGCCGCATTTCCGGACGCCAAGCTGTGCCGCGAGGCCGGCCTGAATGCGGCCGCCGTGATCAACGGTTTGCTGGCTGGCGAGATTCGCGCGCTGCTCAGTCTCGGCGGCAATTTCGGCGTCGCCGCGCCCGATTCACCGCGGGTGCTGGCGGCGCTGGAAAAATGCCGGCTGACGGTTCATATCGCCACCAAACTGAATCGCACCCATTGCCACCCGGGCGAAATCGGTTTGCTGTTGCCAACACTGGGACGCACCGACATCGACACCCGGCAAGGCGCCGTGCAGTTCGTCACCACCGAAGATTCGATGAGCGTGGTGCGCCGCTCGCGTGGCGTGCAAGCGCCTATCGACGACGCCATGCAAATCAGCGAGCCGGCCATTGTCGCCAATATTGGCGCGCAGCTGGCGCCGCATGCCCGCAGCATTCCCTGGCTGGAGCTTGCCAACGATTACGCTCGCATTCGCGAATTCATCGAGCAGGGCCAGCGCGGAGTGACCGCCGGCTTCGAGCAATTCAACCAGCGCATCACCAGCGACGGCCGCGTGCAGCTACCCAACCGGGCTGCCCAGCGCCGTTTTGTCACGGCCAGCGGCAAGGCGGAATTCCGTGTGCATCCCTTGCCAAAGGAAAACGCCGTGCAGCTTGCGCGCCAGCGCCATGGCGACAGCGTGCTGGCACTGATGACGCTGCGCTCGCACGATCAGTTCAACACCACCGTTTACACCAATAACGATCGCTATCGTGGCGTGTTTGGTGATCGGCGCGTGCTGCTGATCCACGCGGACGATCTGAACCGGCGCGGTCTTTTTCCCGGCGATCAGGTGGATATCGAGGCCGTCAGCAACGACGGCATTGTCCGCCGGGTCAGCCGCTTCACCACCGTCGCCTACGACATCCCGCGCGGCTGTGTCGCCGCCTATTTTCCGGAAGCGTCCGCGCTGCTGGCCGCCGGCATCCACAGCACCCAGACCCAGACGCCGGCGTACAAAGATGTGCCGGTGTTGCTGTATCGCTCGCGCTGA